A region of Antedon mediterranea chromosome 8, ecAntMedi1.1, whole genome shotgun sequence DNA encodes the following proteins:
- the LOC140057461 gene encoding protein Aster-B-like isoform X4, which translates to MAQKPQRSMLSSQRTLLELAEGKESPTTGNREGRPTSLPSPLAGSLSSGGKADESPTTGTAAEREPGLTTSSPPGSLNMDNLGKTSKENDHPSMRRNASAPITLSGVGLGGTNGDSHSLTSKNSESSDVNADECSQSGDESLPSSSTSSTHSMLSFSIKSEDRNASNQNGMTTSQSVPEYLAADNSTVRKRSPKLGKKKNVRKSTPWYSVLQSNYKSRCEEFQKLFKGIPDTERLTVDYSCALQKEILVHGRMYVTQNYLCFYANIFKWETTLTIQLKDITAVTKERTVRFIPNALQVTTATEKYFFTSFGSRDKSFMTIFKLWQNSLMQLEMPPVEFWKWIHCNYGYDLGIPEDELPEDYVFPSKEAEDSGDDKSRGQASEGRGSDGDDLSLSESREEPAVKDVEYIIEEDENGTTAPPLLTGLDPPRIDVSDYSEAEEEVLCGCNDMHQGKQYLNEVFGVSCETLFKLLFAEDSVFYLDYVKARKSTDIEIGKWRTEEDSSKDSRVVTYIFPINSNIGPKSSQVTETQTFHRDLSKEGSCYITTNKVENKGIPYSDNFHVLGRWCITRVSENKCRLCVHAEINFTKASWFIRNIIEKQVHVGLKNGYIFLGKYLRENLEVVSGKKRKVKRRRIPSHKEEGDESTSSQRPLKKSISVHDQNTAGVLSYLLPPWLRGTQSTSRGVMFAICLVLFLLVVVNVFLYSQLQHLERKSLDRNLWTRSEVFDKIDKVPASAEDWKRLIKQQQIFHEEELAKWRDIISLCVQLMRQMETALEDLKSDIDPISSLSNLDKFASEALQHLPISSRDKENDHGPT; encoded by the exons ATGGCCCAGAAGCCCCAACGGTCAATGCTTTCAAGCCAGAGGACACTTTTAGAACTTGCTGAGGGTAAAGAATCACCAACGACAGGTAATCGCGAAGGCCGACCGACTTCTCTTCCTTCACCACTTGCAGGTAGTTTGAGCAGCGGCGGAAAAGCCGATGAATCGCCTACTACTGGGACTGCGGCGGAGAGAGAGCCTGGATTGACCACATCATCACCACCGGGTTCTTTGAATATGGACAATCTTGGGAAGACTTCAAAAGAAAATGATCATCCATCGATGCGGAGAAATGCTAGTGCACCAATTACTTTATCTGGTGTAGGCCTAGGTGGAACAAATGGAGATTCACACAGCCTTACCAG taaaaataGTGAATCTTCTGATGTTAATGCTGACGAATGTAGCCAATCAGGTGATGAAAG CCTTCCTTCTTCCTCCACCTCTTCAACCCATTCTATGTTATCATTCAG CATCAAATCAGAAGATAGGAATGCAAg CAATCAGAATGGTATGACAACATCACAATCAGTCCCAGAATACCTTGCAGCTGACAACAGCACCGTCAGAAAGCGATCACCTAAActaggaaagaaaaaaaatgtccgCAAATCAACTCCATGGTACAGT gtCCTTCAATCAAACTACAAATCAAGATGTGAGGAATTTCAGAAACTTTTCAAAGGTATTCCAGATACAGAGCGTTTAACAGTCG ATTATTCATGTGCATTACAAAAAGAGATATTAGTCCATGGACGGATGTATGTTACACAAAACTACCTGTgtttttatgcaaatatattcaAATGGGAGACAACA CTTACAATTCAACTAAAGGACATAACGGCAGTGACTAAAGAAAGGACAGTGCGGTTCATACCAAATGCATTGCAGGTCACTACAGCAACAGAAAAG TACTTTTTTACATCATTTGGGTCTAGAGACAAATCGTTTATGACCATCTTCAAACTATGGCAGAATTCACTCATGCAACTG GAAATGCCTCCAGTAGAGTTCTGGAAATGGATACATTGTAATTACGGATATGACCTTGGAATTCCCGAAGACGAGCTTCCAGAAGATTATGTATTTCCAAGTAAAGAAGCAGAAGACAGTGGAGATGACAAATCCAGGGGTCAGGCCTCTGAAGGTCGTGGTAGTGATGGAGATGACCTCAGTTTGTCCGAGTCAAGG gAAGAACCTGCTGTAAAAGATGTTGAGTATATTATTGAAGAGGATGAAAATGGTACAACAGCACCACCATTACTAACTGGTCTCGATCCTCCTCGTATTGATGTCTCCGACTACTCAGAAGCCGAAG AAGAAGTTTTGTGCGGCTGCAATGACATGCATCAAGGGAAGCAATATTTAAATGAGGTGTTTGGAGTATCGTGCGAAACACTGTTTAAACTGTTATTTGCGGAAgattcagtattttatttagattatGTTAAAGCAAGAAAAAGTACAG ataTTGAAATTGGAAAATGGAGGACAGAAGAAGATAGCTCAAAAGACTCTAGAGTGGTCACGTATATATTTCCCATAAACAGCAATATTGGACCGAAATCCTCACAAGTTACAGAAACTCAA aCATTCCATCGTGATCTTAGTAAAGAGGGAAGCTGCtatataacaacaaataaagTAGAAAATAAAGGAATACCATACTCGGACAATTTTCATGTTCTAGGTCGTTGGTGCATCACCCGGGTCAGCGAAAATAAATGTCGTTTGTG TGTTCATGCTGAAATAAATTTTACCAAAGCATCTTGGTTTATCAGGAATATTATTGAAAAGCAGGTTCATGTTGGACTCAAGAATGGCTATATATTCCTAG GTAAATATCTGAGAGAAAATCTTGAAGTAGTAAGTGGTAAAAAGAGGAAGGTGAAACGAAGGAGAATCCCAAGTCATAAAGAAGAAGGAGATGAGAGCACTTCCTCCCAACGTCCATTAAAGAAAAGTATATCAGTACATGACCAAAACACTG cagGAGTGTTATCGTACCTCTTACCTCCCTGGTTACGTGGCACACAGTCCACCTCTCGTGGCGTGATGTTTGCGATTTGCTTAGTACTGTTTCTTCTGGTTGTGGTCAATGTCTTCCTATACTCTCAACTCCAGCATCTAGAGCGCAAAAGTCTCGATAGGAACCTGTGGACACGGAGTGAGGTGTTTGATAAGATTGATAAGGTGCCGGCGTCTGCTGAAGACTGGAAGAGGTTGATCAAACAGCAGCAGATATTCCATGAGGAAGAACTCGCAAAGTGGAGAgatattattagtttatgtgTTCAACTCATGAGACag ATGGAGACAGCGTTAGAAGATCTAAAATCAGACATAGACCCAATATCTTCACTATCAAATCTGGACAAGTTTGCAAGTGAAGCACTCCAACATTTACCGATATCGTCACGTGACAAAGAAAACGATCATGGACCCACCTGA
- the LOC140057461 gene encoding protein Aster-B-like isoform X1, translating into MAQKPQRSMLSSQRTLLELAEGKESPTTGNREGRPTSLPSPLAGSLSSGGKADESPTTGTAAEREPGLTTSSPPGSLNMDNLGKTSKENDHPSMRRNASAPITLSGVGLGGTNGDSHSLTSKNSESSDVNADECSQSGDESLPSSSTSSTHSMLSFSIKSEDRNASNIKDLDPCSSESLSVSKGAPTTNTKVTHVVKSRTPLDVFLSHSHKMKVRRARGIRNKRSSQGDRLRRFELREISNQNGMTTSQSVPEYLAADNSTVRKRSPKLGKKKNVRKSTPWYSVLQSNYKSRCEEFQKLFKGIPDTERLTVDYSCALQKEILVHGRMYVTQNYLCFYANIFKWETTLTIQLKDITAVTKERTVRFIPNALQVTTATEKYFFTSFGSRDKSFMTIFKLWQNSLMQLEMPPVEFWKWIHCNYGYDLGIPEDELPEDYVFPSKEAEDSGDDKSRGQASEGRGSDGDDLSLSESREEPAVKDVEYIIEEDENGTTAPPLLTGLDPPRIDVSDYSEAEEEVLCGCNDMHQGKQYLNEVFGVSCETLFKLLFAEDSVFYLDYVKARKSTDIEIGKWRTEEDSSKDSRVVTYIFPINSNIGPKSSQVTETQTFHRDLSKEGSCYITTNKVENKGIPYSDNFHVLGRWCITRVSENKCRLCVHAEINFTKASWFIRNIIEKQVHVGLKNGYIFLGKYLRENLEVVSGKKRKVKRRRIPSHKEEGDESTSSQRPLKKSISVHDQNTAGVLSYLLPPWLRGTQSTSRGVMFAICLVLFLLVVVNVFLYSQLQHLERKSLDRNLWTRSEVFDKIDKVPASAEDWKRLIKQQQIFHEEELAKWRDIISLCVQLMRQMETALEDLKSDIDPISSLSNLDKFASEALQHLPISSRDKENDHGPT; encoded by the exons ATGGCCCAGAAGCCCCAACGGTCAATGCTTTCAAGCCAGAGGACACTTTTAGAACTTGCTGAGGGTAAAGAATCACCAACGACAGGTAATCGCGAAGGCCGACCGACTTCTCTTCCTTCACCACTTGCAGGTAGTTTGAGCAGCGGCGGAAAAGCCGATGAATCGCCTACTACTGGGACTGCGGCGGAGAGAGAGCCTGGATTGACCACATCATCACCACCGGGTTCTTTGAATATGGACAATCTTGGGAAGACTTCAAAAGAAAATGATCATCCATCGATGCGGAGAAATGCTAGTGCACCAATTACTTTATCTGGTGTAGGCCTAGGTGGAACAAATGGAGATTCACACAGCCTTACCAG taaaaataGTGAATCTTCTGATGTTAATGCTGACGAATGTAGCCAATCAGGTGATGAAAG CCTTCCTTCTTCCTCCACCTCTTCAACCCATTCTATGTTATCATTCAG CATCAAATCAGAAGATAGGAATGCAAg CAACATTAAGGATTTGGACCCATGCTCCTCAGAATCATTGTCTGTGTCAAAAGGCGCACCGACCACCAACACCAAAGTGACGCACGTGGTAAAGTCACGTACACCGCTCGACGTCTTTCTTTCGCATTCTCATAAAATGAAAGTACGTCGAGCCCGTGGAATACGTAATAAGCGGTCTTCCCAAGGCGATCGTCTACGTCGTTTTGAGCTACGAGAAATCAG CAATCAGAATGGTATGACAACATCACAATCAGTCCCAGAATACCTTGCAGCTGACAACAGCACCGTCAGAAAGCGATCACCTAAActaggaaagaaaaaaaatgtccgCAAATCAACTCCATGGTACAGT gtCCTTCAATCAAACTACAAATCAAGATGTGAGGAATTTCAGAAACTTTTCAAAGGTATTCCAGATACAGAGCGTTTAACAGTCG ATTATTCATGTGCATTACAAAAAGAGATATTAGTCCATGGACGGATGTATGTTACACAAAACTACCTGTgtttttatgcaaatatattcaAATGGGAGACAACA CTTACAATTCAACTAAAGGACATAACGGCAGTGACTAAAGAAAGGACAGTGCGGTTCATACCAAATGCATTGCAGGTCACTACAGCAACAGAAAAG TACTTTTTTACATCATTTGGGTCTAGAGACAAATCGTTTATGACCATCTTCAAACTATGGCAGAATTCACTCATGCAACTG GAAATGCCTCCAGTAGAGTTCTGGAAATGGATACATTGTAATTACGGATATGACCTTGGAATTCCCGAAGACGAGCTTCCAGAAGATTATGTATTTCCAAGTAAAGAAGCAGAAGACAGTGGAGATGACAAATCCAGGGGTCAGGCCTCTGAAGGTCGTGGTAGTGATGGAGATGACCTCAGTTTGTCCGAGTCAAGG gAAGAACCTGCTGTAAAAGATGTTGAGTATATTATTGAAGAGGATGAAAATGGTACAACAGCACCACCATTACTAACTGGTCTCGATCCTCCTCGTATTGATGTCTCCGACTACTCAGAAGCCGAAG AAGAAGTTTTGTGCGGCTGCAATGACATGCATCAAGGGAAGCAATATTTAAATGAGGTGTTTGGAGTATCGTGCGAAACACTGTTTAAACTGTTATTTGCGGAAgattcagtattttatttagattatGTTAAAGCAAGAAAAAGTACAG ataTTGAAATTGGAAAATGGAGGACAGAAGAAGATAGCTCAAAAGACTCTAGAGTGGTCACGTATATATTTCCCATAAACAGCAATATTGGACCGAAATCCTCACAAGTTACAGAAACTCAA aCATTCCATCGTGATCTTAGTAAAGAGGGAAGCTGCtatataacaacaaataaagTAGAAAATAAAGGAATACCATACTCGGACAATTTTCATGTTCTAGGTCGTTGGTGCATCACCCGGGTCAGCGAAAATAAATGTCGTTTGTG TGTTCATGCTGAAATAAATTTTACCAAAGCATCTTGGTTTATCAGGAATATTATTGAAAAGCAGGTTCATGTTGGACTCAAGAATGGCTATATATTCCTAG GTAAATATCTGAGAGAAAATCTTGAAGTAGTAAGTGGTAAAAAGAGGAAGGTGAAACGAAGGAGAATCCCAAGTCATAAAGAAGAAGGAGATGAGAGCACTTCCTCCCAACGTCCATTAAAGAAAAGTATATCAGTACATGACCAAAACACTG cagGAGTGTTATCGTACCTCTTACCTCCCTGGTTACGTGGCACACAGTCCACCTCTCGTGGCGTGATGTTTGCGATTTGCTTAGTACTGTTTCTTCTGGTTGTGGTCAATGTCTTCCTATACTCTCAACTCCAGCATCTAGAGCGCAAAAGTCTCGATAGGAACCTGTGGACACGGAGTGAGGTGTTTGATAAGATTGATAAGGTGCCGGCGTCTGCTGAAGACTGGAAGAGGTTGATCAAACAGCAGCAGATATTCCATGAGGAAGAACTCGCAAAGTGGAGAgatattattagtttatgtgTTCAACTCATGAGACag ATGGAGACAGCGTTAGAAGATCTAAAATCAGACATAGACCCAATATCTTCACTATCAAATCTGGACAAGTTTGCAAGTGAAGCACTCCAACATTTACCGATATCGTCACGTGACAAAGAAAACGATCATGGACCCACCTGA
- the LOC140057461 gene encoding protein Aster-B-like isoform X3, translating into MAQKPQRSMLSSQRTLLELAEGKESPTTGNREGRPTSLPSPLAGSLSSGGKADESPTTGTAAEREPGLTTSSPPGSLNMDNLGKTSKENDHPSMRRNASAPITLSGVGLGGTNGDSHSLTSKNSESSDVNADECSQSGDESIKSEDRNASNIKDLDPCSSESLSVSKGAPTTNTKVTHVVKSRTPLDVFLSHSHKMKVRRARGIRNKRSSQGDRLRRFELREISNQNGMTTSQSVPEYLAADNSTVRKRSPKLGKKKNVRKSTPWYSVLQSNYKSRCEEFQKLFKGIPDTERLTVDYSCALQKEILVHGRMYVTQNYLCFYANIFKWETTLTIQLKDITAVTKERTVRFIPNALQVTTATEKYFFTSFGSRDKSFMTIFKLWQNSLMQLEMPPVEFWKWIHCNYGYDLGIPEDELPEDYVFPSKEAEDSGDDKSRGQASEGRGSDGDDLSLSESREEPAVKDVEYIIEEDENGTTAPPLLTGLDPPRIDVSDYSEAEEEVLCGCNDMHQGKQYLNEVFGVSCETLFKLLFAEDSVFYLDYVKARKSTDIEIGKWRTEEDSSKDSRVVTYIFPINSNIGPKSSQVTETQTFHRDLSKEGSCYITTNKVENKGIPYSDNFHVLGRWCITRVSENKCRLCVHAEINFTKASWFIRNIIEKQVHVGLKNGYIFLGKYLRENLEVVSGKKRKVKRRRIPSHKEEGDESTSSQRPLKKSISVHDQNTAGVLSYLLPPWLRGTQSTSRGVMFAICLVLFLLVVVNVFLYSQLQHLERKSLDRNLWTRSEVFDKIDKVPASAEDWKRLIKQQQIFHEEELAKWRDIISLCVQLMRQMETALEDLKSDIDPISSLSNLDKFASEALQHLPISSRDKENDHGPT; encoded by the exons ATGGCCCAGAAGCCCCAACGGTCAATGCTTTCAAGCCAGAGGACACTTTTAGAACTTGCTGAGGGTAAAGAATCACCAACGACAGGTAATCGCGAAGGCCGACCGACTTCTCTTCCTTCACCACTTGCAGGTAGTTTGAGCAGCGGCGGAAAAGCCGATGAATCGCCTACTACTGGGACTGCGGCGGAGAGAGAGCCTGGATTGACCACATCATCACCACCGGGTTCTTTGAATATGGACAATCTTGGGAAGACTTCAAAAGAAAATGATCATCCATCGATGCGGAGAAATGCTAGTGCACCAATTACTTTATCTGGTGTAGGCCTAGGTGGAACAAATGGAGATTCACACAGCCTTACCAG taaaaataGTGAATCTTCTGATGTTAATGCTGACGAATGTAGCCAATCAGGTGATGAAAG CATCAAATCAGAAGATAGGAATGCAAg CAACATTAAGGATTTGGACCCATGCTCCTCAGAATCATTGTCTGTGTCAAAAGGCGCACCGACCACCAACACCAAAGTGACGCACGTGGTAAAGTCACGTACACCGCTCGACGTCTTTCTTTCGCATTCTCATAAAATGAAAGTACGTCGAGCCCGTGGAATACGTAATAAGCGGTCTTCCCAAGGCGATCGTCTACGTCGTTTTGAGCTACGAGAAATCAG CAATCAGAATGGTATGACAACATCACAATCAGTCCCAGAATACCTTGCAGCTGACAACAGCACCGTCAGAAAGCGATCACCTAAActaggaaagaaaaaaaatgtccgCAAATCAACTCCATGGTACAGT gtCCTTCAATCAAACTACAAATCAAGATGTGAGGAATTTCAGAAACTTTTCAAAGGTATTCCAGATACAGAGCGTTTAACAGTCG ATTATTCATGTGCATTACAAAAAGAGATATTAGTCCATGGACGGATGTATGTTACACAAAACTACCTGTgtttttatgcaaatatattcaAATGGGAGACAACA CTTACAATTCAACTAAAGGACATAACGGCAGTGACTAAAGAAAGGACAGTGCGGTTCATACCAAATGCATTGCAGGTCACTACAGCAACAGAAAAG TACTTTTTTACATCATTTGGGTCTAGAGACAAATCGTTTATGACCATCTTCAAACTATGGCAGAATTCACTCATGCAACTG GAAATGCCTCCAGTAGAGTTCTGGAAATGGATACATTGTAATTACGGATATGACCTTGGAATTCCCGAAGACGAGCTTCCAGAAGATTATGTATTTCCAAGTAAAGAAGCAGAAGACAGTGGAGATGACAAATCCAGGGGTCAGGCCTCTGAAGGTCGTGGTAGTGATGGAGATGACCTCAGTTTGTCCGAGTCAAGG gAAGAACCTGCTGTAAAAGATGTTGAGTATATTATTGAAGAGGATGAAAATGGTACAACAGCACCACCATTACTAACTGGTCTCGATCCTCCTCGTATTGATGTCTCCGACTACTCAGAAGCCGAAG AAGAAGTTTTGTGCGGCTGCAATGACATGCATCAAGGGAAGCAATATTTAAATGAGGTGTTTGGAGTATCGTGCGAAACACTGTTTAAACTGTTATTTGCGGAAgattcagtattttatttagattatGTTAAAGCAAGAAAAAGTACAG ataTTGAAATTGGAAAATGGAGGACAGAAGAAGATAGCTCAAAAGACTCTAGAGTGGTCACGTATATATTTCCCATAAACAGCAATATTGGACCGAAATCCTCACAAGTTACAGAAACTCAA aCATTCCATCGTGATCTTAGTAAAGAGGGAAGCTGCtatataacaacaaataaagTAGAAAATAAAGGAATACCATACTCGGACAATTTTCATGTTCTAGGTCGTTGGTGCATCACCCGGGTCAGCGAAAATAAATGTCGTTTGTG TGTTCATGCTGAAATAAATTTTACCAAAGCATCTTGGTTTATCAGGAATATTATTGAAAAGCAGGTTCATGTTGGACTCAAGAATGGCTATATATTCCTAG GTAAATATCTGAGAGAAAATCTTGAAGTAGTAAGTGGTAAAAAGAGGAAGGTGAAACGAAGGAGAATCCCAAGTCATAAAGAAGAAGGAGATGAGAGCACTTCCTCCCAACGTCCATTAAAGAAAAGTATATCAGTACATGACCAAAACACTG cagGAGTGTTATCGTACCTCTTACCTCCCTGGTTACGTGGCACACAGTCCACCTCTCGTGGCGTGATGTTTGCGATTTGCTTAGTACTGTTTCTTCTGGTTGTGGTCAATGTCTTCCTATACTCTCAACTCCAGCATCTAGAGCGCAAAAGTCTCGATAGGAACCTGTGGACACGGAGTGAGGTGTTTGATAAGATTGATAAGGTGCCGGCGTCTGCTGAAGACTGGAAGAGGTTGATCAAACAGCAGCAGATATTCCATGAGGAAGAACTCGCAAAGTGGAGAgatattattagtttatgtgTTCAACTCATGAGACag ATGGAGACAGCGTTAGAAGATCTAAAATCAGACATAGACCCAATATCTTCACTATCAAATCTGGACAAGTTTGCAAGTGAAGCACTCCAACATTTACCGATATCGTCACGTGACAAAGAAAACGATCATGGACCCACCTGA
- the LOC140057461 gene encoding protein Aster-B-like isoform X2 yields the protein MAQKPQRSMLSSQRTLLELAEGKESPTTGNREGRPTSLPSPLAGSLSSGGKADESPTTGTAAEREPGLTTSSPPGSLNMDNLGKTSKENDHPSMRRNASAPITLSGVGLGGTNGDSHSLTSKNSESSDVNADECSQSGDESLPSSSTSSTHSMLSFSIKSEDRNASNIKDLDPCSSESLSVSKGAPTTNTKVTHVVKSRTPLDVFLSHSHKMKVRRARGIRNKRSSQGDRLRRFELREISNQNGMTTSQSVPEYLAADNSTVRKRSPKLGKKKNVRKSTPWYSVLQSNYKSRCEEFQKLFKGIPDTERLTVDYSCALQKEILVHGRMYVTQNYLCFYANIFKWETTLTIQLKDITAVTKERTVRFIPNALQVTTATEKYFFTSFGSRDKSFMTIFKLWQNSLMQLEMPPVEFWKWIHCNYGYDLGIPEDELPEDYVFPSKEAEDSGDDKSRGQASEGRGSDGDDLSLSESREEPAVKDVEYIIEEDENGTTAPPLLTGLDPPRIDVSDYSEAEEEVLCGCNDMHQGKQYLNEVFGVSCETLFKLLFAEDSVFYLDYVKARKSTDIEIGKWRTEEDSSKDSRVVTYIFPINSNIGPKSSQVTETQTFHRDLSKEGSCYITTNKVENKGIPYSDNFHVLGRWCITRVSENKCRLCVHAEINFTKASWFIRNIIEKQVHVGLKNGYIFLGKYLRENLEVVSGKKRKVKRRRIPSHKEEGDESTSSQRPLKKSISVHDQNTGVLSYLLPPWLRGTQSTSRGVMFAICLVLFLLVVVNVFLYSQLQHLERKSLDRNLWTRSEVFDKIDKVPASAEDWKRLIKQQQIFHEEELAKWRDIISLCVQLMRQMETALEDLKSDIDPISSLSNLDKFASEALQHLPISSRDKENDHGPT from the exons ATGGCCCAGAAGCCCCAACGGTCAATGCTTTCAAGCCAGAGGACACTTTTAGAACTTGCTGAGGGTAAAGAATCACCAACGACAGGTAATCGCGAAGGCCGACCGACTTCTCTTCCTTCACCACTTGCAGGTAGTTTGAGCAGCGGCGGAAAAGCCGATGAATCGCCTACTACTGGGACTGCGGCGGAGAGAGAGCCTGGATTGACCACATCATCACCACCGGGTTCTTTGAATATGGACAATCTTGGGAAGACTTCAAAAGAAAATGATCATCCATCGATGCGGAGAAATGCTAGTGCACCAATTACTTTATCTGGTGTAGGCCTAGGTGGAACAAATGGAGATTCACACAGCCTTACCAG taaaaataGTGAATCTTCTGATGTTAATGCTGACGAATGTAGCCAATCAGGTGATGAAAG CCTTCCTTCTTCCTCCACCTCTTCAACCCATTCTATGTTATCATTCAG CATCAAATCAGAAGATAGGAATGCAAg CAACATTAAGGATTTGGACCCATGCTCCTCAGAATCATTGTCTGTGTCAAAAGGCGCACCGACCACCAACACCAAAGTGACGCACGTGGTAAAGTCACGTACACCGCTCGACGTCTTTCTTTCGCATTCTCATAAAATGAAAGTACGTCGAGCCCGTGGAATACGTAATAAGCGGTCTTCCCAAGGCGATCGTCTACGTCGTTTTGAGCTACGAGAAATCAG CAATCAGAATGGTATGACAACATCACAATCAGTCCCAGAATACCTTGCAGCTGACAACAGCACCGTCAGAAAGCGATCACCTAAActaggaaagaaaaaaaatgtccgCAAATCAACTCCATGGTACAGT gtCCTTCAATCAAACTACAAATCAAGATGTGAGGAATTTCAGAAACTTTTCAAAGGTATTCCAGATACAGAGCGTTTAACAGTCG ATTATTCATGTGCATTACAAAAAGAGATATTAGTCCATGGACGGATGTATGTTACACAAAACTACCTGTgtttttatgcaaatatattcaAATGGGAGACAACA CTTACAATTCAACTAAAGGACATAACGGCAGTGACTAAAGAAAGGACAGTGCGGTTCATACCAAATGCATTGCAGGTCACTACAGCAACAGAAAAG TACTTTTTTACATCATTTGGGTCTAGAGACAAATCGTTTATGACCATCTTCAAACTATGGCAGAATTCACTCATGCAACTG GAAATGCCTCCAGTAGAGTTCTGGAAATGGATACATTGTAATTACGGATATGACCTTGGAATTCCCGAAGACGAGCTTCCAGAAGATTATGTATTTCCAAGTAAAGAAGCAGAAGACAGTGGAGATGACAAATCCAGGGGTCAGGCCTCTGAAGGTCGTGGTAGTGATGGAGATGACCTCAGTTTGTCCGAGTCAAGG gAAGAACCTGCTGTAAAAGATGTTGAGTATATTATTGAAGAGGATGAAAATGGTACAACAGCACCACCATTACTAACTGGTCTCGATCCTCCTCGTATTGATGTCTCCGACTACTCAGAAGCCGAAG AAGAAGTTTTGTGCGGCTGCAATGACATGCATCAAGGGAAGCAATATTTAAATGAGGTGTTTGGAGTATCGTGCGAAACACTGTTTAAACTGTTATTTGCGGAAgattcagtattttatttagattatGTTAAAGCAAGAAAAAGTACAG ataTTGAAATTGGAAAATGGAGGACAGAAGAAGATAGCTCAAAAGACTCTAGAGTGGTCACGTATATATTTCCCATAAACAGCAATATTGGACCGAAATCCTCACAAGTTACAGAAACTCAA aCATTCCATCGTGATCTTAGTAAAGAGGGAAGCTGCtatataacaacaaataaagTAGAAAATAAAGGAATACCATACTCGGACAATTTTCATGTTCTAGGTCGTTGGTGCATCACCCGGGTCAGCGAAAATAAATGTCGTTTGTG TGTTCATGCTGAAATAAATTTTACCAAAGCATCTTGGTTTATCAGGAATATTATTGAAAAGCAGGTTCATGTTGGACTCAAGAATGGCTATATATTCCTAG GTAAATATCTGAGAGAAAATCTTGAAGTAGTAAGTGGTAAAAAGAGGAAGGTGAAACGAAGGAGAATCCCAAGTCATAAAGAAGAAGGAGATGAGAGCACTTCCTCCCAACGTCCATTAAAGAAAAGTATATCAGTACATGACCAAAACACTG GAGTGTTATCGTACCTCTTACCTCCCTGGTTACGTGGCACACAGTCCACCTCTCGTGGCGTGATGTTTGCGATTTGCTTAGTACTGTTTCTTCTGGTTGTGGTCAATGTCTTCCTATACTCTCAACTCCAGCATCTAGAGCGCAAAAGTCTCGATAGGAACCTGTGGACACGGAGTGAGGTGTTTGATAAGATTGATAAGGTGCCGGCGTCTGCTGAAGACTGGAAGAGGTTGATCAAACAGCAGCAGATATTCCATGAGGAAGAACTCGCAAAGTGGAGAgatattattagtttatgtgTTCAACTCATGAGACag ATGGAGACAGCGTTAGAAGATCTAAAATCAGACATAGACCCAATATCTTCACTATCAAATCTGGACAAGTTTGCAAGTGAAGCACTCCAACATTTACCGATATCGTCACGTGACAAAGAAAACGATCATGGACCCACCTGA